Sequence from the Janthinobacterium lividum genome:
CGGCACGGACCTGGACTGGTTCTGGCGCGGCTGGTTCTATACCACGGACGCGGTCGACATCAGCATCGACGGCATCAGCGAATATGGCGTGAGCACGAAGAATCCGGAAGTCGAAAAAGCATGGAAGAAGGCGCAGAAGGCCGGGCAGCCCATCTCGATCTCGGACCAGCGCAACAAGGCGCTGCCGAAGAAGGTCGACCTCGATCCCGCGCTGAAGGATTTCTATAACCGGCACGATGAATTCACGGTCACCAACAAGGACCGCAACAGCTATGCGGAAGAGCAGGAAGCGCTGGAGCCGTGGGAGAGACAGCTGCTGGAACAGCGCAACATGGGCAAGCATCTGTACCTGGTCGACTTTTCGAATCTCGGCGGCCTGGTGATGCCGCTGATACTGGAGATTGAACTGAAAAGCGGCAAGAAGATCATCGAACGCGTGCCTGCCGAAGTGTGGCGCTATGCGCCGCACAAGATTAGCAAGGTGATCGTTACGGACGAGCCGATGGTGGGATTGGTGCAGGATCCGTACTGGGAGACGGCCGATATCGACACCAGCAACAATGCGTGGCCGAGAAAAATCACGCCATCGCGCCTCGAACTGTTCAAGCAGGACCGCGACAAGAACAACCTGATGAAGGATTTCAATGCGCCGCTGAAGGCACCCGAGGCCAAGCCGGAAGCCAAGGCCGAGACGAAATAGGGAAACGGCGCCGGCCAGTCCGGCGCTTTTTTCTGCCGGCCTGCGCCGGAAGTGCTATTCTGCGCGACGCCCCGGCGCACACGGACCGGGGCTTTCGCAAATCATTCAAAAGACGACCATGCAAACTTTGACCTTCCTGCGCGCGCTGGGCTGTGCGCTACTTTGCCAGGTAACCCTGGCCGCGCACGCCGACCCCCTCAGCTACGCGCGCTACGACCAGGTGCGCACGCGCGACCTGCAGCTGGACCTGAAAGCGGACTTCAAGCAAAAGACCCTGTCCGGCTATGCGGAGCTGTCCTTGAACTGGATCGATCCGGCGGCGCGCACCCTGGTGCTCGATACGCGCGATTTGTCGATCGCGAAAGTGCAGGTACAGGACAAGCGCGGCGTATGGCAGATGGCGCCGTACCAGCTGGACAAGGCCGATCCGGAAAAAGGCCAGGCGCTGCGCATCACCACCACGGGCCAGCCGGGCAAGGTGCGCGTCTACTATCACACGGCGCCGAACGCCATCGCGCTGCAGTGGCTCACGCCGCAGCAGACCATGTCGGGCAAGCTGCCTTTCATGTTCAGCCAGTCGCAAAGCATCAACGCCCGCTCGTGGGTGCCGTCGCAGGATACGCCGGCCGTGCGCTTTACGTACAGCGCGCGCATCGATGCGCCAGCGGGCATGCGCGTCGTGATGAGCGCCGAGAATGACGAAAAAGCGACGGGCAAGGGCGGCTGGAAATTCAGGATGCCGCAGCCGATCCCCTCGTACCTGCTGGCCATCGCCATCGGCGAACTGGAAGTGCGCAAGCTCGGTCCCCGTTCTGCCGTGTATGCCGAGCCGCCGCGCATCAAGGCGGCCGAATACGAGCTGGCCGACACGGAAAAGATGATCCAGGCAGCCGAAGCGCTGTACGGTCCGTATGGCTGGGGCCGTTACGACATGATCGTGCTGCCGCCATCGTTCCCCTACGGCGGCATGGAAAACCCGCGCTTGACCTTCCTCACGCCGACTATGATCGCGGGCGACCGCAGCCTGGTCGACCTGATCGCGCATGAACTGGCCCACTCGTGGTCGGGCAACCTGGTCACCAATGCCTCGTGGAAGCACATGTGGCTCAACGAAGGCTTCACTACCTACGTCACCACGCGCATCGTCGAGCAGCTGTATGGCAGCGAAGTGGCGCAGATGGGCGTGCAGGTCGACCAGGAAGAACTGGCCGCTGCGATCCGCGAATTGCCGGCAGCGAAAACGGCATTGATCACGCGCGATGCGGACGCCAATCCCGCTGAAACCTACACGGACGATGGCATCATCTACCCGAAAGGCGCCTGGTTCCTGGCCACCATGGAGCGCCGTGCCGGCCGCGCCGTATTCGACCCCTTCCTGCGCGGCTGGTTCGACCAGCATGCGTTCCAGAGCGTGACGACGGAGCAGTTCATCGCCTACCTGCGCAAGAACCTGCTGGCGCAGCATCCGGACGTGATGCCGGAAGCGGAACTCGATGAATGGCTGTATGGCACAGGCGTGCCGGCCAGCGCGCAGCGCGTCGTCTCGCCGCGCCTGGCGCTGCTCGACCAGCACCGCGACGCCTGGCTGAAAGGCGAGCTGGCGACCAAGGACCTGGGCATGGACAAGTGGATCGCCATCGAATCGATGCACTTCCTGAACGATATCAACAACAAGGCCAGCGCAGCGCAATTGCGTGAGCTGGACCAGGCCTACGGCGTGGGCAAGAGCGGCAACAATGAAGTCGCTTACCGCTTTTATCTGGCCTCCGTGAACGCCGGCTACGATGTGCGCCAGCCCTTGCAGGCATTCCTGATGAGCGTGGGCCGCCAGAAGTTCGTCGTGCCTCTGTACAGCGCCTTGATGAAGACGCCGCAAGGCCATGCCTGGGCCAAGGACGTGTATGCGAAGGCGCGTGAACGCTACCACCCGGTGACGCAGGAAAGCGTCGATAAATTGATGGCCGCGCAAGCGCATTGAACCTTCTTTGGACATCCTGACCATGCATACCATGAACCGTCTTGCCGCCGCCATCGTGCTGGCGTTTTCCAGCATCACCGTGCCGGCGCTGGCTTTGGACGCCGCACCCGTTGTTGCCGCTGCGCCGGCGCCCGCGCCCGCCTTCGATCTTGACCGCGACGTTGCCACCGCCCTGAAAGTGTTCGACGTGCCCGGCATGGCGATCGCCATCGTCAAGGATGGCAAGGTCGTCACCGCCAGGGGCTTTGGCGTACGCAAGCTGGGCGAACCGGCCGCTGTCGATGCGCAGACCCTGTTCGAAGTGGCATCGAATTCGAAAGGCTTCACGGCCGCCGCGCTGGCCATGCTGGTCGACGAGGGCAAGCTGGCCTGGGACGATCCTGTCACCAAGCACTTGCCCGGTTTCCAGATGCACGATTCCTACGTGACGGGTGCCATGACCATCCGCGACCTGCTCACGCACCGCAGTGGCCTGGGCCTGGGCGCGGGCGACTTGCTGTGGTGGCCGACCACCACGTTCAGCACCGACGAAATCATCGAGAAGCTGCGCTACATCCGTCCGGCCACGAGTTTTCGCAACAGCTATGCCTACGATAACCTGCTGTATATCGTGGCCGGCAAGATCATCGCCGACAAGGCGGGGAAAAGCTGGGGCGAGGCCATGCATGAACGCATCCTGGCGCCGCTGGGCATGACGGGCACCACCACCAGCCTGCTTGAAAACGCGGGCAAGTCCGACGTCGCCAGTGCGCACAGCAAGATCGACGGCAAGATCGCCGCCGTCAAGTCCATGCCCGTGCCGAATGCCGTAGGCGCCGTCGGCATCAACACGAATGCGGAAGATATCGCCAAGTGGATGATGGTGCTGCTCGACGGCGGCAAGATCGCCGGCGTGAAGGACAAGGATGGCAAGGACGCGCGCCTGTTCAGTGAAAAGCAGGGCCGCGAGATGTGGACGGCGCAAACGCCGATCAAGATTTCCGAGCCGAAGCCGGCACTGGCCGCAACGAAACCGAATTTCAGCGCATATGGACTGGGCTTCCAGCTGCGCGACTACAAGGGCATGAAAGTGGCCATGCACGGCGGCGCGCTGCAAGGATTTTATTCGCGCGTGGTGATGGTGCCGGAAGCAAAGCTGGGCGTGGCCATTCTGACCAATGCGGAAAATGGCGGTTCCATGACGGCGCTGCAATGGCGCATCCTCGACCATTACCTGCAGGCGGCGCCGTCGGACTGGCTGGCGCTGGTGGCCAAGGTGGAGCAGGACCAGCATGCCGAGGAAGTGAAAAAGCAGGGCAAGGCGTCGAGCGCACGTGCGGCCAGATCGCAGCCATCGCTGCCGCTGGCGGCGTACGACGGCGAGTACGAGGATGCCTGGTATGGCAAGGTCACTATCCGTCCGGAAGGCAAGAAGCACATCCTCAGCTTTACGCGCACGCCGGACCTGACGGGCGAGCTGGAACACTGGCAGCACGACACCTTCATCGTGCGCTGGAAGGAGCGCAATTTCAACGCCGATGCCTACGTGACGTTCTCGCTCAATCCCGATGGCAGCATCGACCGGGTAAAAATGGCGCCGGTGTCGGCCGAGACGGATTTCAGCTACGACTTCCAGGATCTGAGCTTGGTGCCGGTGAAGCCGAAGGAAGCAAAGAAATAAGGTATCGATACAAGAACCGCAGCCTGTGCTGCGGTTTTTTTTCGCCTGTTTCCATGCAAATGCACGGCAGGAGGGCGGCGGGCCAGTTTTTATTCCATGAAATGGGATGAAAAAGAAACGTTATCTTGTTTTCTTGTTTGCGTATTTATTAACTTTTCAAGGTGTTACTATTTCCGTGCGCCACGAAATTCGTCTCTCGACAGGCAGTTTCTGGCGGCTGGCGTCTTTGTCTTCCAGTGGTTTTATATAACAACTCAACTCTTTGGGAACGGGATAAAAATGATCAATGTGAAAAAAGCCGTATTTGTCTTTTGCGCCGCCGTCGGTTTTGCCGGCGCCATCAGTTCTTCCGCATATGCCCTGCCAACCCGTGAAACCTGCGAGGAAGCCTATACCGCGTGCGTGACGGATGGCGATGCCAGCTCCTGCTCCCTGGTCAAGCGCCTGTGTGGCGTGTACGGCATTTACCTGTAAGGCGCGCTGCGCGCACAGGACGATGGCGGCCACCGTTTCGGCCCGCCGCCATCGTCTTGTCAGTGACTCAGGGCTTGACGAATTTCAGGGTCATGCGGTCGCTCTCGCCGATGGCCGTGTATTTGGCCCGGTCCACATCCTTGTTGGCATAGGTCGGTGGCAGCGCCCACACACCGCCCTGGTGGTCGGCATGGTCCTTCGGATTGGCGTTGATGTCCGACTTGGCCGCCAGTTTGAAACCTGCGCCTTCGGCCAGCTTGATCACATACGCTTCGTGCATGTAGCCGCTGCTGGCCGTGGCATCCTGCGCCTTGTTGGCCGGCAGGCGGTGCTCGACGACGCCGAACACGCCGCCCGGTTTCAGGCTGTCATACACTTCCTTGAACAAGGTCTGCATGCCGGCTTCGCCGATGGGTATCCAGTTGTGAATATTGCGGAAGGTGAGCACCATGTCGGCCGTGCCCTTGGGCGCGATGCGGTAGGTGGTGGGGGGCGCGAAGGCGCCGATTTCCACCTTGCCGAAAGCCGCCGGGTTGGCGTCGAGCTTTTGCTGGAAGCGCGCCGCGCCACGGCGGGCGCCTTCGCTGCTTGACTGCGGGTCGTTGCCGGCGGCGATCAGCTTGCCGTTGTCGCGCAGGTAGGGCGCCAGGATCTCCGTGTACCAGCCGCCGCCGGGCGCCAGTTCCACCACCGTCATGGTCGGCTTGATGCCGAAGAACGCCAGCGTTTCATACGGATGGCGGGCGCTGTCGCGCAGCGCGTTGGCCGGCGTGCGCGCACTGCCGGCGATGGCCGCCTTCAGGGCCGCGTCGCCCGCATCGGCGGCCAGTGCCGCACCGCTGCCGCCACAGGCCAGCATGACCGTCAAGGCCGCGGCCAGGGTTACTCGCTTCATCATCATATGCTCCATGCGTGATTGGGTCGGTTGCTCAATTGGTGGCGATCGCCATCAACGCCGATCATCGGGCAAGGACGCTGGCCGGTCAAGCGGATTCCGTCCCCCATGCGGCGGCATATGCGGGCATTTCGCTGGTGTTGAGTGCATCGGCGATGGCC
This genomic interval carries:
- a CDS encoding class I SAM-dependent methyltransferase → MMKRVTLAAALTVMLACGGSGAALAADAGDAALKAAIAGSARTPANALRDSARHPYETLAFFGIKPTMTVVELAPGGGWYTEILAPYLRDNGKLIAAGNDPQSSSEGARRGAARFQQKLDANPAAFGKVEIGAFAPPTTYRIAPKGTADMVLTFRNIHNWIPIGEAGMQTLFKEVYDSLKPGGVFGVVEHRLPANKAQDATASSGYMHEAYVIKLAEGAGFKLAAKSDINANPKDHADHQGGVWALPPTYANKDVDRAKYTAIGESDRMTLKFVKP
- a CDS encoding serine hydrolase; the encoded protein is MHTMNRLAAAIVLAFSSITVPALALDAAPVVAAAPAPAPAFDLDRDVATALKVFDVPGMAIAIVKDGKVVTARGFGVRKLGEPAAVDAQTLFEVASNSKGFTAAALAMLVDEGKLAWDDPVTKHLPGFQMHDSYVTGAMTIRDLLTHRSGLGLGAGDLLWWPTTTFSTDEIIEKLRYIRPATSFRNSYAYDNLLYIVAGKIIADKAGKSWGEAMHERILAPLGMTGTTTSLLENAGKSDVASAHSKIDGKIAAVKSMPVPNAVGAVGINTNAEDIAKWMMVLLDGGKIAGVKDKDGKDARLFSEKQGREMWTAQTPIKISEPKPALAATKPNFSAYGLGFQLRDYKGMKVAMHGGALQGFYSRVVMVPEAKLGVAILTNAENGGSMTALQWRILDHYLQAAPSDWLALVAKVEQDQHAEEVKKQGKASSARAARSQPSLPLAAYDGEYEDAWYGKVTIRPEGKKHILSFTRTPDLTGELEHWQHDTFIVRWKERNFNADAYVTFSLNPDGSIDRVKMAPVSAETDFSYDFQDLSLVPVKPKEAKK
- a CDS encoding M1 family metallopeptidase: MQTLTFLRALGCALLCQVTLAAHADPLSYARYDQVRTRDLQLDLKADFKQKTLSGYAELSLNWIDPAARTLVLDTRDLSIAKVQVQDKRGVWQMAPYQLDKADPEKGQALRITTTGQPGKVRVYYHTAPNAIALQWLTPQQTMSGKLPFMFSQSQSINARSWVPSQDTPAVRFTYSARIDAPAGMRVVMSAENDEKATGKGGWKFRMPQPIPSYLLAIAIGELEVRKLGPRSAVYAEPPRIKAAEYELADTEKMIQAAEALYGPYGWGRYDMIVLPPSFPYGGMENPRLTFLTPTMIAGDRSLVDLIAHELAHSWSGNLVTNASWKHMWLNEGFTTYVTTRIVEQLYGSEVAQMGVQVDQEELAAAIRELPAAKTALITRDADANPAETYTDDGIIYPKGAWFLATMERRAGRAVFDPFLRGWFDQHAFQSVTTEQFIAYLRKNLLAQHPDVMPEAELDEWLYGTGVPASAQRVVSPRLALLDQHRDAWLKGELATKDLGMDKWIAIESMHFLNDINNKASAAQLRELDQAYGVGKSGNNEVAYRFYLASVNAGYDVRQPLQAFLMSVGRQKFVVPLYSALMKTPQGHAWAKDVYAKARERYHPVTQESVDKLMAAQAH